The segment AGGGAACCATACCGCTACTCCTGCACACCCACTGCACTGCCAGAATAGATATGCTTTTATATGAtagaaacttttattttaaaaaaggaatcattttttttttttggctttatttttttatgcattggAGCATTTTCATGTTATAATACACCATGGATCATTCGCTATTTCAAGAGAAATCTACAGATACCCCACAAGCACAAATTGAAGATAATTTATTCATAGTGGAGGAAAATTTAATCCAAGTGGGAGGTCAATTTACTTCAAGTGGAGGAGTACAAAGTGGATATATGGAGCCACCACCTCTCTCCCAACATTATACTCATCCCCAATCAGATACAAGAGCCGATTTTCTTCACTTAATCAAGCATTTGGAGCAAACTCGGTTTCAAGAGAATGCCAGAAGACGCCAGGAAGATGAACTATGATGAAGGGAGGACGATAGGCGTCGACAGGAGGAAAATGCTCATTTCACAGCATTGCTACAGAGGCTGGTTCCTGCTGCTTCTTCAGATATGTCGCCTACTTCGTCAGTGCCTACTACACCATCTACAAGCTCTTCACTGGCCCCACCTAAAAAAGCCATCACCCAGAATCCTCCGCCCCTCCGAGCAGATGCCAGTTTTCAAGACTTTCGTGAATAGACATGTCGATGGGTTGATTACTCAGTCATAGTCGATTTATCCATCAGCTTAAAATGTGTTTTACTCTCGAGACACAGAGGATCTTGGAACATACTTTTGATATTCCTCCCGATACAGATAAGACCATAGAAGAGGTGTTGGATGTGCTACAAGCTCATGTGAAGTGTCTACGAAATAAAGCTCATTGCAGAAGAGAACTTCTAAGCTGTGAGCAGTTAGAGGGAGAAACATTCTCAGATTTTTATGTTCGGCTTAAACACGTCACCGAGGAAGTGGAAATTTGCCCTGGGAATTCATCAATATGTGAAGAGACTCAACTCAAGATTATAATTCTCATGGGAATTAAAGATGAGGAATTAATGCAGAAACTCTTCTCCCTCAAAGCCACAGCCTCACTACAGGAGGTTGTTAATACCTGCTGCTCATATGAGGCTGCCAGGAAGGCAACTTCTGCTATTCGTTCCCCACCTTCTAAACTGAGTGCCATCTCTTCGTACAAGAAACAGAAAGGACACGCAAAAACTTATGCTTCAGCTCCAGCTTCCAAATCTGTTGTTCCCTGTGAGAGTTGCGCACATACACACAGTTCTTCGGATAAGTGCCCAGCAGCTGATAGTAATTGCACGAACTGTGGTTATTGAGGACATTGGGCCAGGACTCCGAAATGCCCTGCCAACATTATTCAGTGTCGAGTTTGCTCTCATAGGGACATtatgaagacaaagaagaagactaaTGCACAGAGTGGCCCATCAAGTAGCAGTGCTACCCCACCTGCTTCAAGTAAACCTCAGGCCTCAAAGAAGTCCAGCTGTCGGTGCGTGGAAGCTGCTGGCAGGTCACTCAAACCCATCTGTGCACTCCTTTCCCATGGCGGTGTTACATCTCAGATTCAGATGTTACCTGATACAGGCACCGAAGTCACTGGCATTGGATCACAGCACCTTGATCTCTTGAAGATTCCTAGTACCTGGCGATGGCTCACTTATGAAAACTGCTCTGGGCACCTTCCAGGCCACCCTTACTCTTAATAAGCAATCTTGTTCTGCCATGATACAGGTTCACGATGGCATCCCAATGCCACTATTGTCTTACATTCACTGTCTGGAACTAGCCATCATCCTTCCTGAATTCCCCAAGCCAATTATTGTGATTAAACATGTGAACAGGTGCAAGGAACTTCCCCTTTCTGTCACCATGACCCCTGCTGAGGCCAGAGAATACTTTCTATGAGAATTCAAGGACGTGCTGGTCTTCAAAGAGGATCTCAAGACAGCACCTCTTCAGCCTTATGACAGGTCCTCCTATGAAGATTCATCATAAGGATGGTGCAGTGCCCTTCACTGCACCCTGCATATCATTCTGTGGATACTAACTCTCAGGAGAGGGCATACAGCTGATCCAGGTAAGGTCGGTGCAATCCACGACTTTCCCACTACGGCTAACTTGACTGACCTCCGATCATTCATGGGGTTGGTGAATCAGTTAGTTGAGTTCACCCCAGATATTGCTGCTGCAGCTCAACCTCTACGCCCTCTGATGAGCCCTAAGAGAGCAATTATTTGGAGTCCAGACCACGATGAGCCGTTTTGCCAAGTCAAGGCCGCCCTTGTCAGCACACCAGTCCTTGCCTTCGACCCAGCGTTGCCAGTGGTTCTCCATACTGATGCCTCCCGCCTCTACGGGATTAGATACATGCTCCTACAGGACCATGGTAATGGCAGACATTGTCTAGTGCAGTGTGGCTCCTGCTTCCTCACAGATGCTGAGTCTTGCTATGCCACCATTGAAGAAGAGATGTTAGCTGTAGTCTGGGCTATGTCTAAATGTCAGTTATACCTCACAGGCCTCCAGCATTTTACTCTCATGACGGATCACCGACCACTCATCCCAGTTCTTAACCACTATTCACTCGATGCAGTCGAGAACCCCTGCCTTCAACGCCTAAAGGAAAAGATTTCAGCGTACCTCTACACAAAAGTGTGGTGGGCTGGCAAGCAACTCTGCATTCCTGATGCTTTATCACAAGCCCCAGTCAGTCATCCCACTCCAGAGGATGAAATCACTTGAGCTGATGCCGCAAACACACCTAAGGAGTATTGTGACTGTCAATGCTGTCACCTCCAAAGAGGATTTTTCACCCCAGGATGCTAACAAAACTCTCCAGGAACTCCGAGCCGCAGCAAGAGCAGACCCATCATATACCCGTCTTCTAAACTGTGTGACTTCAGGATTCCCCTCAAACAGTTATGACCTTCATAATTCCTTACTACCATTCTGGAAATTGAGGGACAGCCTTTCAACTAATGATGACCTTGTTCTTTACAGAGCAAGAATTGTGGTTCCTTCTGCCCTCTGCCGTCACATACTCACCCGTCTTCATGACAGTCACAGAGATGTAGAAGCCACAAAGCGATGTGCTAGACAGACTGGTTTTTGGCCAGGCATCGACTCTGACATCACTAGTACCGTCAGAGCCTGTGCGTCTTGTCAGATGTTGCAGCCCAGTCTTCAACA is part of the Macrobrachium nipponense isolate FS-2020 chromosome 15, ASM1510439v2, whole genome shotgun sequence genome and harbors:
- the LOC135226620 gene encoding uncharacterized protein LOC135226620, with product MSPTSSVPTTPSTSSSLAPPKKAITQNPPPLRADASFQDFHKTIEEVLDVLQAHVKCLRNKAHCRRELLSCEQLEGETFSDFYVRLKHVTEEVEICPGNSSICEETQLKIIILMGIKDEELMQKLFSLKATASLQEVVNTCCSYEAARKATSAIRSPPSKLSAISSYKKQKGHAKTYASAPASKSVVPCESCAHTHSSSDKCPAADSNCTNCGY